In Pirellulales bacterium, one genomic interval encodes:
- the recO gene encoding DNA repair protein RecO, producing MSSEKATALVLHVVEFSETSSVVTLFTREFGKIRGLAKGARRPKGPFESALDLLALCRIVFLRKSSGALDLLTEAKLQRRFRPRGHDLSSLYAGYYVAELLSELTDDYDPHPELFDAAEATLVGLSDEGPVASWIVRFELTALRLLGHLPSLEVCVECGRPVEAAGRVAFGLLAGGVLCKECKFGKRQVVSVSEGVLRAMIALADEKGDRWRQLAIDRKTGGELRGVLNHYLTHLLGHKPRMHEYLTGLVVPA from the coding sequence ATGTCGTCTGAAAAAGCTACGGCCTTGGTGCTGCACGTCGTCGAGTTCAGTGAGACCAGTAGCGTCGTGACCCTGTTTACGCGGGAATTCGGCAAAATACGGGGACTGGCCAAAGGGGCCAGGCGGCCCAAAGGCCCTTTCGAGTCTGCCCTTGACCTACTGGCCCTATGTCGAATAGTCTTCCTCCGCAAATCATCCGGTGCCTTGGACCTGCTGACGGAGGCCAAGCTCCAACGGCGGTTCCGCCCCCGCGGTCACGATCTATCAAGTCTTTACGCGGGCTATTACGTAGCTGAGTTGCTCTCCGAACTGACCGACGACTACGATCCCCATCCAGAGCTTTTCGACGCGGCGGAAGCCACGCTGGTCGGATTGTCGGACGAGGGACCCGTAGCGTCGTGGATCGTCCGGTTTGAACTCACCGCATTGAGGCTACTGGGGCATTTGCCGTCGTTGGAAGTATGCGTGGAGTGTGGCCGGCCGGTCGAAGCGGCGGGGCGAGTAGCATTTGGGTTGTTGGCCGGCGGCGTCTTGTGCAAGGAGTGCAAATTCGGAAAACGACAAGTTGTTTCGGTCTCGGAGGGAGTGTTGCGAGCCATGATTGCGCTGGCGGACGAAAAAGGTGACCGCTGGCGGCAGCTCGCCATCGATCGCAAGACGGGGGGTGAGTTGCGGGGGGTGCTGAACCATTATCTGACGCATCTATTGGGACATAAACCGCGGATGCACGAGTATCTGACTGGATTAGTTGTGCCTGCGTGA